Proteins encoded within one genomic window of Micromonospora halotolerans:
- a CDS encoding RraA family protein — MNNTAGFKDISPTTLADILGREQVMNIGIRPLWSPIQRVAGAAFTVRCPPSDNLMLHAAIHRAEPGSIIVVEAGDVDYAVSGGNVCAVAQRRGISAFVVDGVIRDLAEVREMGFPVFARGVIPVPGTKAAVEPLNGQVRCGGVKVSAGDIVVADEEGIVVIPSARQEQVLLDARTKVAKEADESLDAWEEAHRARINKILSEKGFEV; from the coding sequence ATGAACAACACCGCCGGATTCAAGGACATCTCCCCGACCACCCTCGCCGACATTCTCGGACGCGAGCAGGTCATGAACATCGGCATTCGCCCCCTCTGGTCCCCGATCCAGCGAGTTGCCGGCGCGGCGTTCACCGTGCGGTGCCCGCCGAGCGACAACCTCATGCTCCATGCGGCGATCCATCGCGCGGAACCTGGCTCGATCATCGTCGTCGAAGCGGGTGACGTGGACTACGCGGTCAGCGGAGGGAACGTGTGTGCCGTCGCCCAGCGCCGCGGGATCTCCGCCTTCGTGGTGGACGGGGTGATTCGTGACCTCGCCGAGGTGCGCGAGATGGGCTTTCCCGTCTTTGCCAGGGGAGTCATCCCCGTCCCAGGGACCAAAGCAGCTGTTGAGCCGCTCAATGGCCAGGTGCGGTGCGGCGGTGTGAAGGTGAGTGCCGGCGATATCGTGGTGGCCGACGAAGAGGGCATTGTGGTCATTCCCTCCGCCCGTCAGGAACAGGTGCTCCTCGACGCTCGGACGAAGGTGGCCAAGGAGGCCGACGAATCCCTGGATGCCTGGGAGGAGGCCCACCGCGCCCGGATCAACAAGATCCTGAGCGAGAAGGGCTTCGAAGTCTGA
- a CDS encoding MFS transporter yields the protein MLPPPGNARILIFAHFVNTFGNGAYLTTSALFLTRSVGLSPAQVALGLAVAAAVGMALSTPMGYAADHYGAKRVLIGTLLLLAITYAGLIAVRGVWSFTLLASVIAVGEACAKSANGAMVAAAVPSEQRLRLRAYLRSANNAGIGLGALAGSLPLLLDTRAAYVAMLLANTATFLAAAMVITRVRPAAPVPARPDDQPRLIALRDRSFFSFALVDGPVASLYNEMLSFALPLWLALRAHTLLWLGSAALVINTVGCVLFQVRATRGADGPADGARVGRRGALVVAGSCVLLGLTAALPVWLNCVVVLTAAAVHVLGELFLSTGTWAVIFGLAPEWAQGQYQGVYLTGRQIGNMVTPPLLTALVISRGGPGWLAVAAIFVVAGLAYPRLVGWGIRTRAVAVPAGG from the coding sequence GTGCTTCCGCCCCCCGGCAACGCCCGGATCCTGATCTTCGCGCACTTCGTGAACACCTTCGGCAACGGCGCCTACCTCACGACCAGCGCCCTGTTCCTCACGAGGTCGGTCGGGCTCAGCCCCGCGCAGGTGGCGCTGGGACTGGCAGTCGCCGCCGCGGTCGGCATGGCCCTCAGCACCCCGATGGGGTATGCCGCCGATCACTACGGCGCCAAGCGGGTGTTGATCGGCACGCTGCTGCTGCTCGCGATCACCTACGCCGGGCTGATCGCCGTTCGCGGCGTCTGGTCGTTCACCCTGCTGGCCAGTGTCATCGCGGTGGGCGAGGCGTGCGCGAAGAGTGCCAATGGCGCGATGGTGGCCGCCGCTGTCCCGTCCGAACAACGGTTGCGGTTGCGGGCGTACCTGCGGTCGGCCAACAACGCGGGTATCGGGCTGGGCGCACTGGCCGGCAGCCTGCCCTTGCTGCTGGACACCCGCGCCGCATACGTGGCCATGTTGCTGGCAAACACAGCCACCTTCCTGGCAGCCGCGATGGTGATCACCCGAGTCCGCCCGGCGGCGCCGGTTCCGGCACGCCCGGACGACCAGCCGCGCCTGATCGCCCTGCGCGACCGGTCGTTCTTCAGCTTTGCCTTGGTGGACGGGCCGGTCGCGAGCCTCTACAACGAGATGCTCAGCTTCGCCTTGCCACTCTGGCTCGCGCTGCGCGCCCACACGCTGCTGTGGCTCGGTTCGGCGGCCCTGGTGATCAACACCGTGGGTTGCGTGCTCTTCCAGGTGCGCGCCACCAGAGGCGCCGACGGGCCGGCAGATGGGGCCCGAGTCGGCCGCCGCGGTGCACTCGTCGTCGCCGGCTCCTGTGTCCTGCTCGGGCTCACCGCCGCACTGCCGGTCTGGCTCAACTGCGTGGTGGTGCTGACTGCGGCGGCCGTGCACGTCCTCGGCGAACTCTTCCTGTCGACCGGCACCTGGGCGGTCATCTTCGGTCTCGCCCCGGAATGGGCGCAGGGGCAGTACCAGGGCGTCTATCTCACCGGCCGTCAGATCGGCAACATGGTGACGCCCCCGCTGCTGACCGCGCTCGTCATCAGCCGAGGCGGGCCGGGGTGGCTTGCCGTCGCCGCGATCTTCGTGGTCGCCGGGCTGGCGTACCCGAGGCTCGTCGGCTGGGGCATCCGCACGCGCGCCGTCGCCGTACCCGCTGGGGGTTGA
- a CDS encoding DinB family protein: MADLGDAKAALHHYLQATREDLIWKLDGLSEREARLPRTATGNNLLGVLKHCLNVEAGYFGPTFGREFPTPEELVPEQAFEEDPQADWYAREEETKDGLVDLYRRVGVFADQTIEQLPLDAPGRVSWWRPGEQAVTLQRIIVHVTCDLARHAGHADIMREQHDAAIGLRRESSNIPDGYDWPAYVTKLTKLADRFG; the protein is encoded by the coding sequence ATGGCTGACTTGGGCGATGCGAAAGCTGCGCTGCACCACTACCTGCAGGCGACGCGCGAAGACCTGATCTGGAAGCTCGACGGGCTGAGCGAACGCGAAGCGAGACTCCCCCGCACGGCGACCGGCAACAACCTGCTGGGAGTCCTCAAGCATTGCCTCAATGTCGAAGCCGGCTACTTCGGGCCTACCTTCGGGCGCGAATTCCCCACTCCTGAGGAACTGGTCCCTGAGCAGGCGTTCGAGGAGGACCCGCAGGCAGACTGGTACGCGCGGGAGGAGGAGACGAAGGATGGGCTGGTCGATCTGTATCGCCGTGTCGGGGTGTTCGCGGATCAGACGATCGAACAGCTACCGCTCGACGCGCCGGGGCGGGTGTCGTGGTGGCGGCCAGGTGAACAGGCCGTGACGTTGCAAAGGATCATCGTCCACGTGACCTGCGACCTCGCTCGTCACGCGGGTCATGCCGACATCATGCGGGAGCAGCACGACGCGGCGATCGGCCTGCGGCGGGAGAGCAGCAACATCCCTGACGGCTATGACTGGCCGGCGTACGTCACCAAGCTGACGAAGCTGGCTGATCGCTTCGGATAG
- a CDS encoding PadR family transcriptional regulator — protein MAGLADLGRFSEPALHILISLAAGPKHGYAMQDDIGELTGARPGPGTLYGAIRRLEEHAYIEALPEQDRRKPYRLTDAGRAALGAELQRMRSLAATGLRRLAVA, from the coding sequence ATGGCCGGGCTCGCCGACCTCGGCCGGTTCTCCGAACCGGCCCTGCACATCCTGATCAGCCTCGCCGCGGGGCCCAAGCACGGGTACGCCATGCAGGACGACATCGGCGAGCTCACCGGCGCCCGCCCCGGGCCCGGCACGCTCTACGGCGCGATCCGGCGCCTGGAGGAGCACGCCTACATCGAGGCCCTGCCCGAGCAGGACCGGCGCAAGCCGTACCGGCTGACCGACGCCGGCCGCGCGGCCCTGGGCGCCGAGCTGCAGCGCATGCGGTCCCTCGCCGCGACCGGGCTGCGCCGGCTGGCGGTTGCCTGA
- a CDS encoding DUF2277 domain-containing protein translates to MCRNIRVLHNFEPPVTDDEIEAAAIQYVRKVSGTTRPSAANEEAFGEAVRAVTAATRTLLDSLVTKAPPRDREVEAAKAKARAAERYGLRGA, encoded by the coding sequence ATGTGCAGGAACATTCGCGTGCTCCACAACTTCGAACCGCCGGTAACCGACGATGAGATCGAAGCCGCCGCCATCCAGTACGTGCGCAAGGTCAGCGGCACGACGCGGCCGTCCGCGGCCAACGAGGAGGCGTTCGGCGAGGCCGTTCGCGCTGTCACGGCAGCCACCCGAACCCTGCTGGACAGCCTCGTGACGAAGGCGCCTCCCCGCGACCGCGAGGTGGAGGCGGCAAAGGCCAAGGCGCGCGCCGCCGAACGGTACGGTCTTCGAGGGGCATGA
- a CDS encoding low temperature requirement protein A, with amino-acid sequence MATYLELFFDLAFVFALAQLSNALIQDLTWSGAFQALLLLLTVWRIWFNTAWITDRFNPQQPAMQLLVIATLVGTLVIAIALPDAFGGQGLLFAGVFVALFIGTNVFLVITLRGHAPRRTSGRILFWYGVSAPPWIAGALSHGTARVALWTLAVALDYAAYALSYPTPRIGRTPPSELPTVAEHLSERYRQFYIIALGELILVTGLTLRGTAFTPDRTAAFLVATATTVLLWRIYIYRAGELAAAAIKAAPDPARLAASTSYAHLVMVAGIVVTAVGDELVITHPFGHTQPAWIAVILGGPALFLAGRAGFEYAVFARVSRDRPIGVVVLAALTPVMLLLPPLLVALAATAVLAGVAISDATRARAHPAEPPSPPGAPS; translated from the coding sequence ATGGCAACGTACCTGGAACTGTTCTTCGACCTGGCGTTCGTCTTCGCGCTCGCCCAACTCTCGAACGCGCTGATCCAGGATCTCACCTGGAGCGGCGCCTTCCAGGCGCTGTTGCTGCTGCTGACAGTGTGGCGGATCTGGTTCAACACGGCGTGGATAACCGACAGGTTCAACCCCCAACAACCGGCGATGCAGCTGCTGGTCATCGCGACTCTGGTGGGCACCCTGGTGATCGCGATAGCGCTGCCCGACGCGTTCGGCGGGCAAGGCCTGCTCTTCGCAGGGGTATTCGTGGCCCTGTTCATCGGCACCAACGTCTTCCTTGTGATCACCCTGCGGGGCCACGCACCACGGCGCACCTCCGGACGGATACTGTTCTGGTACGGCGTGTCCGCGCCGCCGTGGATCGCCGGGGCGCTCTCGCACGGGACGGCGCGTGTGGCGCTGTGGACACTCGCGGTGGCGCTCGACTACGCCGCATACGCGCTCTCCTACCCCACGCCGAGGATCGGCCGCACGCCCCCGTCGGAACTGCCGACCGTGGCCGAACACCTGTCCGAGCGCTACCGGCAGTTCTACATCATCGCGCTCGGCGAGTTGATCCTGGTCACCGGACTGACGCTTCGCGGCACCGCCTTCACGCCCGACCGGACCGCTGCGTTCCTCGTGGCGACCGCCACCACCGTGCTGCTGTGGCGGATCTACATCTACCGCGCCGGGGAACTGGCGGCCGCAGCCATCAAAGCGGCCCCCGACCCGGCCCGCCTCGCCGCATCGACGTCATACGCCCACCTGGTCATGGTGGCCGGCATCGTCGTCACCGCCGTCGGCGACGAACTCGTCATCACCCATCCGTTCGGACATACGCAACCGGCCTGGATCGCCGTCATCCTCGGCGGACCCGCACTCTTCCTCGCCGGGCGTGCCGGCTTCGAGTACGCGGTCTTCGCCCGCGTATCCCGGGATCGACCGATCGGCGTGGTCGTGCTGGCCGCCCTGACACCGGTGATGCTCCTCCTGCCGCCACTGCTGGTCGCCCTCGCCGCCACCGCAGTCCTCGCCGGGGTCGCCATCTCCGACGCCACTCGCGCTCGAGCCCATCCAGCCGAACCACCGTCGCCACCAGGCGCACCATCGTGA
- a CDS encoding AraC family transcriptional regulator produces MPSALLIVNLGAPFRIRAGTDIETAEYADGCVVTMPTRALEFGCPLRTRSVGVHVKPWGLAPFLPMPAAELCDRPVTVEQVWGRPAIAELRDRLATADGPHEMLRLLEEELMRRLCETAGLGLVRHASSVIAATGGAVAIGDLRVAAGVSSTHLAQRFKELIGVTPKRLARTYRFAATLFAINPAGPIDWGDLASGAGYFDQAHFGHEFRAFTGLTPTRYVEVRRRFLREHPGHVLDGSPLPAD; encoded by the coding sequence ATGCCGTCGGCGTTGCTCATCGTCAACCTCGGGGCGCCGTTCCGCATCCGCGCCGGCACCGACATCGAGACGGCCGAGTACGCCGACGGCTGCGTGGTCACCATGCCCACCCGCGCGTTGGAGTTCGGCTGCCCACTCCGGACCCGGTCCGTCGGCGTGCACGTCAAGCCGTGGGGGCTGGCGCCGTTCCTGCCGATGCCGGCGGCCGAGCTGTGTGACCGGCCGGTGACGGTAGAGCAGGTTTGGGGCCGGCCCGCCATTGCTGAGCTGCGAGACCGGCTGGCCACGGCGGACGGACCGCACGAGATGCTGAGGCTGCTCGAGGAGGAGCTGATGCGACGGCTGTGCGAAACCGCCGGCCTGGGGCTGGTCCGCCATGCGAGCAGCGTCATCGCGGCGACCGGCGGGGCGGTGGCGATCGGCGACCTGAGGGTGGCAGCCGGTGTCAGCAGCACTCATCTGGCACAGCGGTTCAAGGAGCTCATCGGCGTCACGCCGAAGCGGCTGGCCCGCACCTACCGCTTCGCCGCCACCCTGTTCGCGATCAACCCCGCCGGACCGATCGACTGGGGCGACCTCGCCAGTGGCGCAGGCTACTTCGACCAGGCCCACTTCGGCCACGAGTTCCGGGCGTTCACCGGGCTCACGCCGACCCGGTACGTCGAAGTCCGGCGGCGGTTCCTGCGCGAACATCCCGGCCACGTGCTGGACGGCTCGCCGCTGCCGGCCGATTGA
- a CDS encoding NUDIX domain-containing protein, translating into MHVVVTGALVENGAVLLVHRSPTRRAYPDLWDLPGGHVEGGESELQALAREMHEELGVHIVAESASRLGDWHAGSGEDGVHVGVWHVGDWVGSPTNRAPDEHDDMAWVGINELGGLPLVHGGLTALLRSLPEPDRLLRRDEARTAASGSRPEVHRYPSA; encoded by the coding sequence ATGCATGTCGTCGTCACAGGCGCACTCGTTGAAAACGGCGCGGTCCTTCTGGTACACCGCAGCCCGACCCGCCGGGCATACCCAGATCTCTGGGATCTGCCCGGGGGGCATGTCGAAGGGGGTGAGTCGGAACTACAAGCCCTCGCGCGTGAGATGCACGAGGAACTCGGTGTTCACATCGTGGCGGAGTCCGCTTCACGGTTGGGCGACTGGCATGCCGGCAGCGGTGAGGACGGCGTTCACGTAGGTGTCTGGCACGTTGGAGACTGGGTTGGCTCTCCGACCAACCGCGCACCTGACGAGCATGACGACATGGCATGGGTCGGGATCAACGAGCTGGGCGGTCTTCCCCTCGTGCACGGCGGCTTGACGGCATTGCTTCGTTCTCTGCCTGAGCCTGACCGGCTGCTTCGCCGCGACGAAGCACGGACAGCCGCATCGGGGAGCCGTCCGGAGGTCCATCGCTACCCGTCAGCATGA
- the coaD gene encoding pantetheine-phosphate adenylyltransferase, whose translation MYGWDDRGHVVGGAVTATSDRGVASVHGSLAVYPGTFDPFTPGHRDLVARARVVFDRIIVLLAVNADKRPTAEATTRAARVRDAMPAAWGNVEVDTWTGLTASYCLGRGATVIVRGLRTAADLSHEYQLAAMNEQLGMQTVWLPSRPQLTATSSTVARAYRSAQSARPSLTAEA comes from the coding sequence ATGTACGGCTGGGATGATCGTGGCCATGTGGTTGGAGGCGCGGTGACGGCTACGTCGGATCGCGGAGTGGCGTCGGTACACGGCTCGTTGGCGGTCTATCCCGGTACGTTCGATCCGTTCACCCCCGGACACCGGGATCTGGTGGCCCGTGCCCGGGTGGTGTTCGACCGGATCATCGTGTTGCTGGCGGTCAACGCCGACAAACGACCGACCGCCGAGGCCACGACCAGGGCAGCACGCGTACGTGACGCCATGCCGGCAGCCTGGGGCAATGTCGAGGTGGACACCTGGACCGGCCTGACCGCCTCCTACTGCCTGGGCCGCGGCGCCACGGTCATCGTCCGCGGCCTACGTACGGCCGCAGACCTCAGCCACGAGTACCAGCTCGCTGCCATGAACGAGCAACTCGGCATGCAGACCGTCTGGTTGCCGTCCCGTCCGCAGCTGACGGCCACTTCCTCCACGGTCGCACGCGCCTACCGCTCGGCACAGTCGGCCCGTCCGTCCCTGACGGCTGAAGCTTGA
- a CDS encoding SDR family NAD(P)-dependent oxidoreductase gives MPAYEKLFRLDGRRAVVVGAGSGIGRECARALTAHGAEVICADRDAESAALTAQMADGSPYVLDVLDPSAVSLAAAELGDVDILVFTAATNVRKRLLDYTQEEFDRVVGLNLAASFAMVRAFGAGMAERGRGSIIGFSSIRAYTVEPGQGVYAATKSGLVQLLRTAAAELGPRGVRVNAVAPGVVETPLTAQIKANPEWYDAYAAKSALGRWARPEEMAGAVVYLAGDAASFVTGSCLIVDGGWTAVDGRFEPPN, from the coding sequence ATGCCCGCGTACGAAAAGTTGTTTCGACTCGACGGCCGAAGGGCTGTGGTGGTTGGCGCCGGCAGCGGCATCGGCCGCGAGTGCGCCCGGGCGCTGACGGCGCACGGTGCCGAGGTCATCTGCGCCGACCGCGACGCTGAATCCGCCGCCCTGACCGCCCAGATGGCCGACGGCTCCCCGTACGTTCTGGATGTTCTGGATCCTTCGGCGGTGTCCCTGGCCGCAGCTGAACTGGGCGATGTGGATATCTTGGTCTTCACCGCCGCCACGAACGTCCGTAAGCGTCTGCTGGACTACACGCAGGAGGAGTTCGACCGGGTCGTCGGGCTCAACCTTGCAGCCTCCTTCGCGATGGTTCGGGCCTTCGGCGCCGGGATGGCGGAGCGAGGTAGGGGCAGCATCATCGGTTTCTCCTCCATCCGCGCCTACACGGTGGAACCGGGTCAGGGCGTCTACGCGGCGACAAAATCCGGTCTGGTGCAGCTGCTGCGGACCGCCGCCGCCGAACTCGGGCCGCGCGGTGTCCGGGTCAACGCGGTCGCACCCGGTGTCGTGGAGACGCCCCTCACGGCGCAGATCAAGGCCAATCCGGAGTGGTACGACGCGTACGCCGCCAAGAGCGCGCTCGGGCGCTGGGCGCGACCGGAGGAGATGGCGGGCGCGGTGGTCTATCTCGCCGGCGACGCCGCGAGTTTCGTCACCGGCAGCTGCCTGATCGTGGACGGCGGGTGGACTGCGGTCGACGGCCGTTTCGAGCCGCCCAACTGA
- a CDS encoding aldehyde dehydrogenase family protein: MSLFEAPFPTGMPVGGGWVPAPTAPVRFPYDGSVVAEAPLGDVELARTALDAAVTSADTVARLPSHVRRAVLLRTRDALAARREEFERLLVLETGKPLVDCRTEVARTLITLETAAEEVARLHGETVPLDLLPSGEGLIGFWTRRPIGVVVGIAGFNYPLLLATHKIAPALAAGCPVVCKPAPQTPLATLWLVHLLREAGEAVGLPPEAVQLVTGGVEVGETLVTDRRVGAVSFTGSAAVGHTIARAAAPTKVLLELGSNAALVVAADADLAAAADAVVRGGYYASGQACISVQRVLVEAPVAAEFLGLVTDRVSAVTVGDPRDAATRVAALIDGRSTRRVHDWIGEAVAAGAKIVAGGDGDGRMLRPTVLADVPDGLAAWDEEIFGPVVCVRTVPDVDSAFDVVNRSRYGLHASVYTRSLATAFAAVERLQVGGVVVNEVPGFRADNMPYGGIKDSGIGREGPRFAVEELTVTRMAIIRPA; this comes from the coding sequence ATGAGTCTGTTCGAGGCACCCTTCCCGACCGGCATGCCCGTCGGCGGTGGTTGGGTCCCGGCGCCGACCGCCCCCGTGCGGTTCCCCTACGACGGGTCGGTGGTCGCTGAGGCACCTCTTGGCGACGTCGAGCTGGCGCGCACCGCGCTGGACGCCGCGGTGACCAGCGCCGACACGGTGGCACGTCTTCCGTCGCACGTCCGCAGAGCGGTGTTGCTGCGCACCCGCGACGCGCTCGCCGCCCGGCGCGAGGAGTTCGAGCGGCTGCTCGTGCTGGAGACCGGAAAGCCGCTGGTCGACTGCCGGACGGAGGTGGCCCGTACCCTCATCACGCTGGAAACCGCGGCCGAGGAGGTGGCCCGCCTGCACGGTGAGACGGTGCCGCTGGACCTGCTGCCGTCCGGCGAGGGACTGATCGGGTTCTGGACGCGCCGGCCGATCGGCGTCGTGGTCGGCATCGCCGGGTTCAACTACCCCCTGCTGCTCGCCACCCACAAGATCGCGCCGGCCCTCGCGGCCGGCTGCCCGGTGGTGTGCAAACCCGCGCCGCAGACGCCGCTGGCCACGCTCTGGCTGGTGCACCTGCTGCGCGAGGCGGGCGAGGCGGTGGGACTGCCGCCGGAGGCGGTGCAGCTCGTCACCGGTGGCGTGGAGGTGGGGGAGACGCTGGTGACCGACCGGCGGGTGGGCGCGGTGTCGTTCACCGGGTCGGCCGCCGTGGGACACACCATCGCCCGGGCGGCCGCACCGACCAAGGTCCTGCTCGAACTCGGGTCCAACGCCGCCCTGGTGGTGGCCGCCGACGCGGACCTGGCGGCCGCCGCCGACGCCGTGGTACGCGGTGGCTACTACGCCTCCGGCCAGGCGTGCATCTCCGTGCAGCGGGTGCTGGTGGAGGCCCCGGTCGCCGCGGAGTTCCTCGGACTGGTGACCGATCGGGTCTCCGCCGTGACCGTGGGCGACCCCCGTGACGCGGCGACCCGGGTCGCGGCACTCATCGACGGCCGGTCGACCCGGCGGGTCCACGACTGGATCGGCGAGGCCGTCGCGGCGGGCGCGAAGATCGTGGCGGGCGGTGACGGCGACGGGCGGATGCTCCGGCCGACGGTCCTCGCCGACGTGCCGGACGGCTTGGCCGCGTGGGACGAGGAGATCTTCGGCCCGGTGGTGTGCGTACGCACGGTCCCCGACGTCGACAGCGCGTTCGACGTGGTCAACCGATCGAGGTACGGCCTGCACGCGAGCGTCTACACCCGGTCGCTGGCGACCGCCTTCGCCGCGGTCGAGCGGCTGCAGGTGGGCGGGGTCGTGGTGAACGAGGTGCCGGGATTCCGCGCCGACAACATGCCCTACGGCGGGATCAAGGACTCCGGCATCGGCCGGGAAGGCCCCCGCTTCGCGGTGGAGGAACTTACCGTGACCCGGATGGCGATCATCCGGCCGGCCTGA
- a CDS encoding P1 family peptidase: MSTPVRPGPSNTLTDVAGIRVGHHQRTGDGWLTGTTVVIPPGGAVAGVDVRGGGPGTHETDVLDPRNLVDRVNAVVLGGGSAYGLAAVAGVMERLADAGIGFPVGTEPGQVVPIVPAAVLFDLGRGGDFRATPGPDFGAAAYDAATDEPVALGTVGAGTGAVAGGIKGGVGSASAVVAGVTVGALAVVNAVGSTVDPATGELYGTRFRLAGEFDGACPPSQGERAAALEAAEAPAAAAGRGVAASFHTTIGVLATDATLTKAQCQKLAGIGHDGMARAIRPVHSMFDGDTVFALATCAGPALDPVAFNAVLAAGADAFTRAVAHGILAARSAGGYRAYADIFPSAVQKWRRR, translated from the coding sequence GTGAGCACACCGGTTCGGCCCGGGCCGAGCAACACCCTGACCGACGTCGCGGGCATCCGGGTCGGGCATCACCAGCGGACCGGCGACGGGTGGCTCACCGGTACGACCGTGGTGATCCCACCCGGCGGGGCCGTGGCCGGCGTCGACGTCCGGGGCGGCGGCCCCGGCACTCACGAGACCGACGTGCTCGACCCGCGAAACCTGGTCGACCGGGTGAACGCCGTCGTGCTCGGCGGTGGCAGCGCGTACGGGCTGGCCGCGGTCGCCGGTGTCATGGAGCGCCTGGCTGATGCCGGGATCGGTTTCCCCGTGGGCACCGAGCCAGGGCAGGTGGTACCGATCGTCCCCGCCGCGGTCCTGTTCGACCTCGGTCGCGGCGGCGACTTCCGCGCCACTCCCGGCCCGGACTTCGGCGCGGCCGCCTACGACGCCGCAACCGACGAGCCGGTCGCACTCGGCACCGTCGGGGCGGGCACCGGCGCGGTGGCCGGCGGCATCAAGGGCGGGGTCGGCTCGGCCAGCGCAGTCGTGGCGGGTGTGACCGTCGGCGCGCTGGCCGTGGTGAACGCGGTCGGCTCGACCGTGGACCCCGCCACCGGCGAGCTGTATGGCACCCGGTTCCGCCTGGCCGGCGAGTTCGACGGCGCGTGCCCGCCCAGCCAGGGGGAGCGGGCCGCCGCCCTGGAGGCCGCCGAAGCCCCCGCCGCGGCCGCCGGCCGTGGCGTCGCCGCGTCGTTCCACACCACCATCGGTGTCCTCGCGACCGATGCGACGCTCACCAAAGCCCAGTGCCAGAAGCTGGCCGGCATCGGGCACGACGGAATGGCCCGCGCCATCAGGCCGGTCCACTCGATGTTCGACGGCGACACCGTCTTCGCCCTGGCAACCTGCGCCGGTCCCGCCCTCGACCCGGTGGCGTTCAACGCGGTGCTCGCCGCCGGCGCGGATGCGTTCACCCGGGCGGTGGCCCACGGAATCCTCGCCGCACGGAGCGCGGGAGGGTACCGCGCATACGCCGACATCTTTCCCAGCGCCGTTCAGAAATGGAGGCGACGATGA
- a CDS encoding M20 family metallopeptidase, translated as MSVSAQLDTIPVDEEGVVAFTQALVRIPSVNDPGNGRSEQPAADLVAAKMREFGWIPVVSEAAPGRPNVMAVVDGGGGDGPTLMFEGHTDVVTEGALDTWTVDPYGAEIREGRLYGRGSADMKSGVAAMLYAVRALQLAGPFPGRIKVCALADEEGLMLGVHHFVDSGLAADVDAAIVCEPEAGEICPVSKGAIRFRVDFHGRMAHGAMPQHARNPIRTAGAFVLKLTELEQELQSRHGAHPHLGLPYVTPTVATAGDLDQINVIPAYATVAIDVRTVPGVDHPSLVERVRGIATALGAAEEVRADIAVLVDRPPVDTPVDAPVVAALAEAHTVVTGEEPTYGGVPGTTDGTILTARGGVPSVVYGPGGKWIAHQADEYVELADIVRSTRVYAEAARRFLHAPRPVGTR; from the coding sequence ATGAGTGTCTCGGCCCAGCTTGACACCATCCCCGTCGACGAGGAGGGCGTGGTCGCCTTCACCCAGGCGCTGGTACGCATCCCCAGCGTCAACGACCCCGGCAACGGCCGGTCCGAACAGCCGGCGGCCGACCTCGTCGCCGCCAAGATGCGCGAGTTCGGCTGGATTCCCGTGGTCTCCGAGGCCGCACCGGGCCGGCCCAACGTGATGGCCGTCGTGGACGGCGGCGGTGGCGACGGGCCGACCCTCATGTTCGAAGGGCACACCGACGTCGTCACCGAGGGTGCCCTCGACACCTGGACCGTCGACCCGTACGGGGCGGAGATCCGCGAGGGGCGGCTCTACGGCCGCGGCTCCGCCGACATGAAGTCGGGGGTGGCGGCCATGCTGTACGCGGTGCGCGCCCTGCAGCTTGCCGGGCCGTTCCCCGGCCGGATCAAGGTGTGCGCCCTGGCCGACGAGGAGGGGCTGATGCTCGGCGTCCACCACTTCGTGGACTCCGGGCTCGCCGCGGACGTCGACGCGGCGATCGTGTGCGAACCCGAGGCCGGCGAGATCTGCCCAGTGTCCAAGGGGGCGATCCGGTTCCGGGTGGACTTCCACGGCCGGATGGCCCACGGCGCCATGCCGCAGCACGCCCGCAACCCCATCCGTACGGCCGGAGCCTTCGTGCTGAAACTGACCGAGCTGGAGCAGGAACTCCAGTCCCGGCACGGCGCACATCCCCACCTCGGCCTGCCGTACGTCACCCCGACGGTGGCCACCGCGGGCGACCTCGACCAGATCAACGTGATCCCCGCGTACGCGACCGTCGCAATCGACGTCCGCACCGTGCCCGGAGTGGACCACCCGTCCCTGGTCGAGCGGGTCCGCGGCATCGCCACGGCGCTGGGGGCGGCCGAGGAGGTGCGCGCCGACATCGCGGTCCTGGTCGACCGGCCGCCGGTCGACACGCCCGTCGACGCCCCGGTGGTCGCCGCACTCGCCGAGGCGCACACCGTCGTGACGGGCGAGGAGCCGACGTACGGGGGAGTGCCGGGCACCACCGACGGCACGATCCTCACCGCCCGCGGCGGCGTGCCGAGTGTCGTCTACGGCCCCGGCGGCAAGTGGATCGCCCATCAGGCCGACGAGTACGTCGAGCTCGCCGACATCGTCCGCTCCACCAGGGTCTACGCCGAGGCGGCCCGCCGGTTCCTGCACGCACCCCGTCCGGTCGGCACCCGGTGA